A stretch of DNA from Candidatus Hydrothermales bacterium:
AGATCAAAGGGGGGTTTAAAACCTTTTGTAACGAAAATTGCAGGTATAGGGTATGAAAAAAATTTTTTTATAGCCCTTAATCTTTCTTCTTCATTCAGAGATTCAAGAACAAGAATCTCAGTCTCACCAATAATCTGAATTCGGTCGTATAAAAATATTTTTTCAAATCCCTTAAAAAGAAGAGCGGGTCTATTTAAGTTAGCATTCTGAATTACAGCACTAAGCCTTAATTCCGGAGTATGGTTTATTAATGTAAATCTTTTTTTTAAAATATTAACAAGATCACAAACTTTAATTTCGTTAAAGTATATTTTTAGATTTTCGAGTTCTTTCACATTCCCTTTAATTTTTGTTCATATTTTTTAAGCTGGGAGGTAATTTTATCTTTAAGATCATCTACAACTGAAAAAAAGTCTGAATTTTGTGCTTCTGCTTTTAAGATCCCCTTTCTTGTTACTTCTATGATTATTTCTCCACGATATCTCCCTCTTTGTTCTTCAAAAATTAGGTTTGACTTTATTATATGATTTGAAAACCTATCAATTTTCGAAAGCCTCTTTTCGACATATCTTCTCATATCATCGGTTAATTCAAAATTTTTTGCCATAATATTTAGACTTTTCATGGAAGTAAAATTAAATTCATAGGGATTGAACCTTGATAAATTTTATTATAATCTAAAAATTTAATCAATAAAGTAGGCTCTTGCCTCTTTGTCTTCAAGCTTTTGAAACTCTTCTATAGTTCCAACAAATCTTACTCTTTTGTTATAAAGCCAAATAATTTTGGTAGCAACAGCTTTTGAAAAATTAAAGTCATGAGTCACTGCTAATGAGGTTATCCCTCTTTGCTCCCATAATCTTTTTATTAAATTTGTTATCTTATCGGCTGTCTCTGGATCTAATCCTGTAGTTGGTTCATCATAAAAGATATAATCAGGGTCATGAACTATTGCTCTTGCAATAGCCCCCCTTTTTTTCATACCCCCTGAAAGCTCTGAAGGATAAAGATTTTCAAAGCCTCTTAAATCAACTGCTTCAATAGCCTTTAAAACCTTATATTCGATTTCTTTTTTAGTTAACTTAAAGTGTTCCCTTAGAGGCAGTGCCACGTTTTCAAAAAGTGTCATAGAATCAAACAGAGCGCTCCCCTGAAAAACAAACCCTATTTTTTTTCTTAACTCAATAAGATCTTTTTCACTTGTCTTAGTTATTTCTAAATTATCATAAAAAACATAACCCCTCTCAGGTTTTAAAAGCCCTACCATTATTTTAAACAAAACAGACTTCCCGACGCCGCTTTTACCAAGTATTATGACAAACTCACCATCGTAAACCTCAAAGTTTATATCTTCAAGAACCCAATCAGAAAATCTCTTATATACCTCTTTTACCTTTATCATCCAAAAATTAAGATACCCAGGATATAGTCAAGAACAAGAATAAGTATAGAAGATAAAACAACTGCTTTAGTCGTAGCTTTGCCAACTCCTTCTGCGCCTCTTTCAGATGAGAGGCCAGAAATCGCTCCAGATAAAGTAAGAGCATAACCGAAAAACATTGATTTTAAAAGTCCACCAAAAAGATCTCTTGGAAGGAAAAACATTTTAGCGCCTGTTGAAAATTCAAAATAATTTGCCACCCCAGAGAGATTCGCTATAAACATACCTGAGAAAATTGCAACTGCAATAGATACTGAGGTGAGAAGGGGTAAAACAATAATTCCAGCTAACATTCTGG
This window harbors:
- the raiA gene encoding ribosome-associated translation inhibitor RaiA; this translates as MAKNFELTDDMRRYVEKRLSKIDRFSNHIIKSNLIFEEQRGRYRGEIIIEVTRKGILKAEAQNSDFFSVVDDLKDKITSQLKKYEQKLKGM
- a CDS encoding ATP-binding cassette domain-containing protein; translation: MIKVKEVYKRFSDWVLEDINFEVYDGEFVIILGKSGVGKSVLFKIMVGLLKPERGYVFYDNLEITKTSEKDLIELRKKIGFVFQGSALFDSMTLFENVALPLREHFKLTKKEIEYKVLKAIEAVDLRGFENLYPSELSGGMKKRGAIARAIVHDPDYIFYDEPTTGLDPETADKITNLIKRLWEQRGITSLAVTHDFNFSKAVATKIIWLYNKRVRFVGTIEEFQKLEDKEARAYFID